From a single Eretmochelys imbricata isolate rEreImb1 chromosome 13, rEreImb1.hap1, whole genome shotgun sequence genomic region:
- the LOC144273487 gene encoding duodenase-1-like has translation MTLHFPDHLFPGSPLYHPLYINPGAETDPPDPAPGFVPRMLLLLLPTAFLPVAAAFLLPWRLHADRVIRGQEAPLGSRPYMAYVQIGSMGSCGGFLIQEDVVVTAAHCNCNLGNIFVYLGVQDFMKPGQNWQRIRARRWIQHPDFSNENFDNDIMLLKLWRSAELTEWVMPIPLPEADHHVSPGSECSVAGWGRTGVNTTTDRLQEAEQEVVSDGLCGERYRHYDPTTMLCAGSPHAKKSAFQGDSGGPLVCNGVVQGIVSNGDPDGRPPSIYTRISKFIPWINETLQKLR, from the exons ATGACCCTGCACTTCCCGGATCACCTCTTCCCAGGGTCCCCTCTCTACCACCCGCTCTATATAAACCCTGGGGCTGAGACAGACCCACCAGACCCAGCCCCTGGATTTGTACCAAggatgctgctgctcctgctccccacGGCCtttctcccagtggctgcagcctttctcctgccctggaGGCTTCATGCTG ATCGGGTCATCAGGGGCCAGGAAGCCCCGCTCGGCTCCAGACCCTACATGGCCTACGTGCAAATCGGGTCAATGGGAAGCTGCGGAGGGTTCCTGATCCAGGAGGACGTGGTGGTGACGGCGGCTCATTGTAACTGCAACCTGGG CAATATCTTTGTCTACCTGGGAGTCCAAGACTTCATGAAGCCAGGACAGAACTGGCAACGGATCCGGGCCCGTCGCTGGATCCAGCACCCTGACTTCAGCAATGAGAACTTTGATAATGACATCATGCTGCTGAAG CTATGGCGCAGCGCGGAGCTGACCGAGTGGGTGATGCCCATCCCCCTGCCGGAGGCCGATCACCACGTCAGCCCAGGCTCCGAGTGCAGCGTGGCCGGGTGGGGTCGGACCGGAGTGAACACCACCACCGACAGGCTGCAGGAGGCGGAGCAGGAGGTGGTGTCGGACGGGCTGTGCGGAGAGCGGTACCGGCATTATGACCCCACCACCATGCTGTGTGCCGGCAGCCCGCACGCCAAGAAATCAGCCTTCCAG GGTGATTCCGGCGGGCCCCTGGTGTGCAACGGGGTGGTCCAGGGCATTGTTTCCAATGGAGATCCGGACGGACGCCCCCCCAGCATATACACAAGAATCTCCAAATTCATCCCCTGGATCAACGAAACTCTGCAGAAGCTGCGTTAA